ATGCAATATGTTCTAGAAGATCTAATACCTGATATTGAATGTAACTTTACAATTTATCAGGGCGGACCAGTAGAACAAGAAAATCTATATTTTATCCATAGAGTTCCGCATCTTTTAACAGATAGTATTGAAGTTGCAAACGGCATATACTGGGGAGGAAATTTTGAGTCTTTAAAACAACTTTTAAATGAAGATTTAATTAAACCCTCTGATATTAGATTCTTCTTAGGATATTCAGGTTGGGGATCCCAACAACTGGAAAGTGAATTAAACACTGAATCTTGGTTTATCTCTGAAAATGATTTCAATAATATTTTCATTGAAGATGAAGAAGCTATTTGGAAAAACAAATTACTTCAAAAAGGAGGAAAATATAAAATCTGGGCAAATGCACCAGCAGACATAACTATGAATTAATTTTCCTTCTCAGATTGTTATTCCCTTAAATTTACTAAGTTCATTCTTAGTTATGCTACTTCAAAGTC
This genomic stretch from Tenacibaculum jejuense harbors:
- a CDS encoding YqgE/AlgH family protein produces the protein MKMLTPKKGRLLIAEPSILNDDSFKRTIVLITDHSDASSVGFILNRPMQYVLEDLIPDIECNFTIYQGGPVEQENLYFIHRVPHLLTDSIEVANGIYWGGNFESLKQLLNEDLIKPSDIRFFLGYSGWGSQQLESELNTESWFISENDFNNIFIEDEEAIWKNKLLQKGGKYKIWANAPADITMN